From the genome of Ectobacillus sp. JY-23, one region includes:
- a CDS encoding MATE family efflux transporter → MVQTTTFTQKLKQFFILFFPVFITQIALFSMSFFDTMMSGHASSADLAGVAIGTSIWIPASTGLTGILLSVTPTVAQLKGAKREHEVAPVIMQAIYLAITAALAVILIGTFAVSPILSHMNLESNVRTIAANFLLALSFGIVPLFVYTVLRCFIDALGKTRVTMFITLLSLPINILLNYVLIFGKFGFPRLGGVGAGIASAVTYWCILLIAIYMIHTKYPFAPFGIFKRLYRVSFAKWKELLKLGVPIGFAIFFETSIFAAVTLLMSSFDTNTIAAHQAALNFASMLYMTPLSLAMAMTIAVGFEVGANRLHDAKVYSWLGIGIALVFALLYSVVIFVFDEQVAAIYTTDPVVRELAQQFLLYAILFQISDAIATPVQGALRGYKDVNAALIMTLIAYWIIGLPLGHILAIQTDLAAKGYWVGLISGLAFGALFLSMRLLYVQKKTPKEAAA, encoded by the coding sequence ATGGTACAAACTACTACCTTTACTCAAAAATTAAAGCAATTTTTCATTTTGTTTTTCCCAGTTTTTATTACGCAAATTGCCTTATTTTCCATGAGCTTTTTTGACACAATGATGTCGGGTCATGCCAGCTCAGCAGATCTGGCGGGCGTGGCAATCGGAACAAGTATTTGGATTCCAGCCAGCACTGGTTTAACAGGCATTTTACTGTCAGTCACGCCAACTGTGGCACAGCTAAAAGGAGCAAAAAGAGAACACGAAGTGGCTCCGGTTATTATGCAAGCAATCTACCTTGCCATCACTGCCGCATTGGCTGTTATTTTGATTGGTACGTTTGCGGTTTCTCCCATTCTTAGTCATATGAATTTAGAATCCAACGTTCGGACCATCGCTGCAAACTTTTTGCTCGCTCTTTCATTCGGGATTGTACCATTATTTGTATATACTGTTTTGCGCTGCTTTATTGATGCTCTTGGCAAAACAAGGGTAACGATGTTTATTACACTATTATCGTTACCCATTAATATTTTATTAAACTATGTACTCATTTTTGGAAAGTTCGGCTTTCCACGTCTTGGCGGTGTTGGTGCCGGTATTGCTTCCGCTGTTACGTATTGGTGCATTTTATTAATTGCCATTTACATGATTCATACAAAATACCCCTTCGCACCGTTTGGTATTTTTAAACGTTTATATCGCGTTTCGTTTGCCAAGTGGAAGGAACTGTTGAAGCTGGGCGTGCCGATTGGTTTTGCTATTTTCTTTGAAACTAGCATTTTCGCCGCAGTCACGCTGCTGATGAGTAGCTTTGATACCAATACAATCGCAGCGCATCAAGCTGCGTTGAATTTTGCTTCTATGCTCTATATGACACCGCTTAGCTTAGCCATGGCAATGACAATTGCTGTTGGGTTTGAAGTAGGTGCAAATCGCCTTCATGATGCAAAAGTGTATAGTTGGCTTGGGATTGGGATCGCACTTGTGTTTGCACTGCTCTACTCTGTTGTTATTTTTGTTTTTGACGAACAAGTCGCAGCCATTTACACAACTGACCCCGTCGTTCGTGAATTGGCACAGCAATTTTTATTGTATGCCATTTTGTTTCAAATCTCAGACGCAATTGCAACACCTGTACAAGGGGCATTGCGTGGCTATAAAGATGTAAATGCGGCGCTGATTATGACGCTCATCGCCTATTGGATTATTGGCTTACCACTCGGTCATATCCTTGCAATACAAACGGATTTAGCTGCAAAAGGCTACTGGGTCGGCCTCATTTCCGGACTCGCATTTGGCGCCCTTTTTCTCTCCATGCGCCTACTTTATGTACAGAAAAAAACACCAAAAGAAGCTGCAGCATAA
- a CDS encoding thioredoxin family protein, with product MQLQDWFEKGMTFAAYVDSMSVHREELLHIYNTVELPKLELNIGTRAVVLTADWCGDAMLCVPIIQRMCEQHGVESRFLIRDENLELMDQYLTNGTSRAIPIFIFLNESGEEHAVWGPRSQLVQDFITTERAQLPPKEDPSFEDKQKAMYAAFRHKLATDTTIWNSVIESVTERLS from the coding sequence GTGCAGTTACAAGATTGGTTTGAAAAGGGCATGACATTTGCTGCATATGTAGATAGTATGAGTGTACATCGCGAGGAATTATTACACATTTATAACACAGTTGAATTACCTAAGCTAGAGCTTAATATAGGAACCCGTGCTGTTGTACTAACTGCGGATTGGTGCGGCGATGCCATGCTGTGTGTACCAATTATTCAGCGTATGTGCGAGCAACACGGCGTAGAATCTCGCTTTTTAATCCGAGATGAAAACTTAGAACTCATGGATCAATATTTAACAAATGGCACATCTAGAGCCATCCCAATTTTTATCTTTCTAAACGAAAGCGGGGAAGAACATGCGGTGTGGGGACCACGTTCACAGCTGGTACAAGATTTCATTACAACCGAGCGTGCTCAGTTGCCTCCAAAGGAAGATCCGTCATTTGAAGACAAGCAAAAAGCAATGTATGCAGCGTTTCGCCATAAACTTGCAACAGACACAACGATTTGGAACAGTGTTATAGAAAGTGTAACAGAACGTTTGTCCTAA
- a CDS encoding MDR family MFS transporter: MEHLDMRRKMIIMGSIMAAMFFASVNQTIVGNALPRIIAVLGGMDYYSWVFTIYMLTSAVTTILVGRLSDMYGRKPFLLIGIFVFTVGAFLAGLSKDIYQLIAFRGFQGLGAGLIMSSAFTAVGDLFSPRERGKWNGLMSSVFGLSSVFGPTMGGYIVDHFDWHWVFWVFLPLGIVAFVLIWVFFPQVERAKGQRIDYVGALLLTATIVPMLLAFSWAGTKYHWSSMPIVGLFIGAAVALVLFIIVEKKAENPILPLYLFRNSVFTISNLVGFTLGVGMFGAAMYIPFFIQGVLGFSATHSSYITMTLTLSLVAASAVSGQMISKTGKYKTLSFIGLFITVAGLFGMSTMNIHTSQWTIIVYLIAVGFGLGIAMPVFTLTVQNAVEYGSLGVATASVQLFRSLGGTVGVAIMGTVLSTRMQDRLSTFSGTAAQIPQDLASKLEALKNPQILLDPEKLSQIGRSLPEQMQPMFTEIVAHLRDAMSYALSGVFLTGMVIMVLAIAINIFLKEVPLRSAAQGTEQLRKAD; the protein is encoded by the coding sequence ATGGAACATCTTGATATGAGACGGAAAATGATTATTATGGGGTCTATTATGGCCGCTATGTTTTTTGCTTCCGTCAATCAAACAATTGTAGGAAATGCTTTACCACGCATTATTGCGGTACTCGGCGGAATGGATTATTATAGCTGGGTATTTACGATTTACATGCTAACATCCGCTGTCACCACAATTTTAGTGGGACGTTTATCTGATATGTATGGACGTAAACCATTTTTGTTGATTGGTATATTTGTGTTTACAGTTGGAGCGTTTTTGGCTGGACTATCAAAAGATATTTATCAACTGATCGCGTTTCGAGGCTTTCAAGGCCTAGGAGCTGGTCTTATTATGTCTTCTGCGTTTACTGCTGTTGGCGATTTATTTTCTCCTCGTGAACGAGGGAAGTGGAATGGACTCATGAGTTCCGTTTTTGGATTATCAAGTGTGTTCGGTCCAACTATGGGTGGCTATATTGTAGATCACTTCGACTGGCATTGGGTATTCTGGGTGTTCTTGCCGCTTGGTATTGTTGCATTTGTATTGATTTGGGTGTTTTTTCCACAAGTGGAACGAGCAAAAGGACAACGAATCGATTATGTTGGTGCTTTGTTATTAACAGCTACAATCGTACCTATGCTATTGGCTTTTTCATGGGCAGGTACCAAATATCACTGGTCGTCTATGCCCATTGTTGGTTTGTTTATTGGTGCTGCTGTAGCACTTGTACTGTTTATTATAGTTGAGAAGAAAGCAGAAAATCCGATTTTGCCATTATATTTATTCCGTAACTCGGTGTTCACGATTTCAAATTTGGTCGGATTTACACTTGGGGTAGGGATGTTTGGTGCTGCCATGTACATTCCATTTTTTATTCAAGGTGTTCTAGGTTTTAGTGCCACACATTCCAGCTATATTACAATGACGCTAACGTTAAGTCTGGTGGCTGCAAGTGCTGTGAGTGGACAAATGATTTCTAAAACGGGAAAGTATAAAACGTTATCATTTATCGGATTGTTCATTACAGTTGCAGGGCTATTCGGAATGAGTACGATGAATATTCACACGAGCCAATGGACTATTATTGTATATTTGATTGCGGTTGGTTTTGGACTTGGTATCGCGATGCCAGTGTTTACCTTAACTGTACAAAACGCGGTGGAATATGGCTCACTGGGTGTAGCTACTGCTTCTGTCCAATTGTTTCGCTCACTTGGAGGTACGGTTGGTGTTGCAATTATGGGAACGGTGTTAAGTACACGTATGCAAGATAGACTTAGCACTTTCAGTGGGACTGCGGCTCAAATACCGCAGGACCTTGCTAGTAAATTAGAAGCGCTGAAAAACCCGCAAATCTTGCTGGACCCAGAAAAACTTTCACAGATTGGTCGTTCTTTACCAGAGCAAATGCAACCCATGTTCACTGAAATTGTTGCGCATTTGCGAGATGCCATGAGCTATGCTTTATCTGGTGTGTTCTTAACAGGTATGGTGATTATGGTGTTAGCAATAGCTATTAATATATTTTTAAAAGAAGTACCTTTGCGCAGTGCAGCACAGGGTACAGAACAACTACGAAAAGCAGATTAA
- a CDS encoding MarR family winged helix-turn-helix transcriptional regulator yields MFDVFRSFRTDIRKRFEDYLPINEFTVLRVLKEQGKKKVSRVATELQVSSSYITAVSEKLIDKGLATRSRCDTDRRVVFLEVTEAGVLLVETMEALKRDYVKEKFSVLTDEELNMMLLVYRKLKG; encoded by the coding sequence ATGTTTGATGTGTTTCGAAGTTTTCGGACTGATATCCGAAAGCGATTTGAAGATTACTTACCCATCAATGAATTCACTGTACTTCGTGTATTAAAGGAACAGGGGAAGAAGAAAGTATCTCGTGTTGCAACAGAATTACAGGTTTCAAGCAGTTATATTACTGCGGTTTCTGAGAAGCTTATTGATAAAGGACTGGCAACACGAAGTCGATGTGATACTGATAGACGTGTTGTATTCTTAGAAGTAACCGAAGCAGGTGTATTGCTTGTAGAAACAATGGAGGCTTTAAAGAGAGATTATGTAAAAGAGAAATTTTCCGTACTTACGGATGAAGAGTTAAACATGATGCTACTTGTGTATCGCAAGCTGAAAGGATGA
- the bacA gene encoding undecaprenyl-diphosphate phosphatase, with the protein MADWLIGLIMGIVEGLTEFLPVSSTGHMILVGHLIGFEGERAKTFEVVVQLGSIMAVVVVFWKRLWTLVGVGRKKSGASLNLIHILLGMLPAAVLGFLFHDAIKEVLFGPGPVVISLIAGGILMIVAEKFSKTSTAQTLDEITYKQALYIGLFQCLALWPGFSRSGSTIAGGLLCRVSHTTAAEFTFILAVPMMLGASGLDLIKNWDILSAADLPLFVTGFVTAFVVAMLAIVSFLKLLARVKLTPFAYYRFALAALFYIFVMM; encoded by the coding sequence TTGGCGGATTGGTTAATTGGATTGATAATGGGAATCGTGGAGGGGCTTACCGAGTTTTTACCGGTATCTTCGACGGGCCATATGATTTTAGTAGGACATTTAATTGGATTTGAAGGCGAAAGAGCAAAAACATTTGAGGTTGTCGTACAACTCGGCTCTATTATGGCAGTCGTTGTTGTGTTTTGGAAGCGTCTTTGGACACTGGTTGGTGTCGGTCGCAAAAAGAGCGGTGCATCTTTGAATTTAATTCATATTTTACTTGGTATGCTCCCTGCGGCAGTACTAGGCTTTTTGTTTCACGACGCAATTAAAGAAGTATTGTTTGGACCAGGTCCGGTCGTTATCAGCTTAATTGCTGGTGGTATTTTAATGATTGTAGCGGAAAAGTTTTCAAAAACCAGCACGGCACAAACACTGGATGAAATTACGTATAAACAGGCCTTGTATATTGGTTTATTTCAATGTTTAGCGCTGTGGCCGGGCTTTTCACGATCCGGTTCCACAATTGCCGGGGGCCTTTTATGCCGTGTATCTCACACGACGGCAGCGGAATTCACATTTATTTTAGCAGTACCGATGATGCTTGGCGCTTCTGGTTTAGATTTAATTAAAAACTGGGACATACTATCAGCTGCGGATTTACCGTTGTTTGTAACGGGATTTGTCACGGCCTTTGTTGTAGCGATGCTTGCAATTGTATCGTTCTTGAAGTTGTTAGCACGCGTAAAACTTACGCCATTTGCATACTATCGCTTTGCATTGGCAGCACTGTTTTATATTTTCGTTATGATGTAA
- a CDS encoding sporulation protein, whose product MLKRFMAKLGKGAAEVHLHIPKDTYKPSEQIHGEVIVKGGKTKQHINAVNLELYRGFADLPMSEKELLSATAVTRDEFIIAPDETRSFPFTHTLYPASEHDSEKDVYFLIKVDIDAGIDTRKKVPIHVQ is encoded by the coding sequence ATGCTAAAACGTTTTATGGCCAAGCTTGGAAAAGGCGCGGCTGAAGTACATTTACATATACCAAAAGACACATACAAGCCAAGTGAACAAATTCATGGTGAAGTTATTGTTAAGGGAGGGAAAACAAAACAACATATCAACGCAGTGAATTTAGAGTTGTACCGTGGCTTTGCTGACCTACCCATGAGTGAAAAAGAGTTGCTCTCTGCTACTGCCGTAACAAGAGATGAGTTTATAATTGCCCCCGATGAAACAAGAAGCTTTCCATTCACACATACCTTGTATCCAGCAAGCGAACACGATTCAGAAAAAGATGTGTATTTTTTAATTAAAGTTGATATTGACGCTGGAATTGACACCCGTAAAAAAGTACCGATTCATGTACAATAG
- a CDS encoding PCYCGC domain-containing protein produces MMLTYLIAAMLTFSTPASQDYYCFPGNYTETTTSLNVLPSFLDAYEPEVKAVYKLASAHTDVLQWIPCYCGCGQRAKHENNKDCFIREIRANGEIVWDTHAAHCINCLEIAREASILAEQGKSTLFIRRHIDGKYTNAYAKPTPTPMPE; encoded by the coding sequence ATGATGCTTACCTATCTTATCGCAGCAATGCTCACGTTCAGTACACCCGCTTCACAAGATTATTACTGCTTTCCCGGCAATTATACGGAAACAACGACAAGCTTAAACGTTTTGCCTTCTTTTCTAGACGCCTATGAACCAGAGGTAAAAGCTGTGTATAAACTTGCAAGTGCACATACAGACGTACTTCAGTGGATTCCTTGCTACTGCGGATGCGGACAACGCGCCAAACATGAAAACAATAAAGATTGCTTTATACGCGAGATACGGGCAAACGGAGAGATTGTGTGGGATACGCATGCGGCACACTGCATCAATTGCCTAGAAATTGCCCGTGAAGCTTCCATACTTGCCGAACAAGGAAAAAGCACGCTGTTTATTCGTCGCCATATTGATGGAAAATACACAAATGCTTATGCAAAACCAACACCAACACCGATGCCAGAATAG